The genomic DNA AATACCTCTTGCTAATTGATTTACATCTGTAAAATTAACCTCTTGTTTATATGAAAAACGCAAACTTTCGCTTCTTTTAAACTGAGCAATCATATTAAATTCTGGAAAAAATTTCTGAAACGTATCTTTTAATAATTCTGTTTGATATTGTGTGTTTTTTACCGAATACGAATGCACTGTAAAACCAGGCGTAAATGTAAAAATACCTGCTTTTAAACGGTATCTTAAACCCGCATAAATATCTGTAAAATTATATTCTGTATCGTTTGTTGTTCTTGGATTTGTGTTTCCTGGAATTGTAGGACTTGGATTAAAATTAGTTCCATTGTCTAAAATTTGAAAAAACTTAGAATCGAAGTTTTGTTTACTTAAGATGGTTCCTATCACTAAATTCAAATTACTTTTCGAATTTAAAACATTGTAGTAATCTAATTTTGCGTCTAATTGATTCGATTTTACTTTTCTATCTTGTTCTAAATTATAAAACAAATTACTTCTTTCTAAACCTAAACTTTCTGCTGCATCATCAAATCCATCATTATTTGCATCGTCATTATTATTAGGATTATTTTCTAAAGACGCTACATAAAAAGGATCTTCATCTTGTAGCTGATGTTTTACTTCTAAAGCAAAAATATTATTCTCATTTGCTGTATAGAAATAACTTAAATTCTGATTAATAGTGTAAGGAGTTGCTCTTTCAGTTTCTGAAATATCACTTAAAACTTGAGAATTTACAGCATCTGTTCTAAATTCATTTGAAAAACGACCAATAAAATCATAATCTAATTGATTATTGATGTCTTTTTTATAATTCGCACTAAACTTAAACAACCCTGTATTACTCGTTTGATCTGTTAAACTCTGTATAAAGTCATCTGGAGTTATAGGATCTACGTAATCTATACTATTATTGTTTTTCTGACCGTTACTATTACTAGAAAAAATAAGAAATCCGCTTAAATCTAATTTTTTATTTGGCGAGTAACTAAAGTTTAAAGCAGTTAGTTTTGTTTCAATTTTATTTGCATTTCTACTACTTGCAGACAAAAAACCAATACCTGCACTTGCCAAACTAATATTTGTTCCGTTAGAAGGACTTTGACTTCTAAAACCACCACTAAAGCCTCTAATGTCTCCTCTATCTAAGACAACTTCTCCCATATTATTTACATCTCCGATAACATTTAACGTGTATTTTGGTGAGTAATAAAATAATTTTGGTTGAAAAAGGTATAAATTTTCATCTGTAGAATTCCCCGCACCAGCAGTTACATCTCCAAACCAAAAGTTCTTTTTACCTTCTTTTAATTTGATATTGATAGCAACTCGATCTTGATTATCTTGCACTCCTTTTAACTGACTCACATCTCCAAAATTTCTTAAAACCTCAATTTTATCCACAGCATTCGAAGGAATATTTTTTAAGCCTAATTTGGTGTCTCCGTCGAAAAAATCCTTTCCATCAACCATTAACTTCTCGACTTTTTTTCCTTCAATTTCAATTTCTCCTGCATCATTTATTTCTACTCCTGGTAATTTTTTTAGAACGTCTTCTAATTTTCTTTCAGAACCATTTTTAAAAGAATCTGCATTGTAAACAATTGTATCTCCTTTTATAGTTACTGGCATTTTAGATACTATGGTTATTTCATCTAAAGAATTATCTACTTTTAAAATAACATCTTTAAAAAGGTTTTCAGTTTTTGTTTCCACCACAAAATCTGCAGCCTTAAAGCCGATGTAACTTATCTTAATATCGAACGTAGTATTTTTATCTAAATCTAGCTTGTATTTCCCTTTTGCATCTGTAAAACCATAAGAAGACATTTTCTTAGTAATTTTATTTATAGCTAAAACATTTGCCATTTCTAAAGGCTCGCCAATACTATCTTTTACAACACCTGTAAGTGTAATTTGAGCATGAGAAATGAATGAAACCATAAAAATGGTTAATAGTAATATTTTTTTCATCGTATCTTTTTTTGTTGAATCATTTTTTTGTACAATTAAGATCTACCTCTTCCTCCACCATTTCTACCTCTTCCTCTAAAATTTTCTCTCATTTCCTTCATCTTTTGGGTAATCGTTTTAGTATATTCTTCTCTTGTTATTTCTTTTCCTTTTGTTGGCATTTCAATTGCTTCTTTTTCACCAGGATTTAAAACAATTTCTGTGCATAAAATAGTAGTTCTACCTTCGTTAATTTCTAAAATTAAACCTGGCAAACCCCAGTATTCTCCAGGACCATTACTTACAGGTATTTGGGGTGTGTACCACGCCGTTATTACAATTTGTTTCGGTGCTTCATCAACTTTTTCATCCTTTTTCTTATCATCATCTTTTCCTCTTCTAAAGTTTGATAAATCTAAAGGGTTTACATCTTTAGTAAGTGTTGCTTTGTAACAAACATATTCTCCAATTTTCTTTGTCTCACTTCCTAGCTCCCATTCTGGTCTTTCCATTACATCAGAAATTAAAAAATTTTTACCAAAAAATTCTGTAGATTCTAAAGCTATTAAATCTTTGGTGTTTTTATATTTAGTTCCACCACCAGATAAACCTCCAAATCTAAAACCACCACCGGCACCTGGTGCTTCTAATTTTGCATCTTCTTTGTAGATAGAAGACGTTTTATCGAAAGTTAGAATAAATGTTTTTTCTAACATAGATTTCATTCTTTCTGTAATTTGTTTTTTTCTAGCCTCAGACATTTGTCCGTTTCTAGAAAAATTATCTAGATCTATGGTAGATTTAGACATGTAAGTAGCCTTTCCTTGAAAGTCTTTTTGAGCAAAAGTTGATACGGTTATCAATGCTAGAAATAATGTAAATAATGGTTTCATAAGTTTTTTTTATCTAATTTTTATTCAAGAATAACGTTAAGCACTATTTCTTAGACTTATAGAAAACTAAAAAGTTTAATTACTAATTAAAAAAAAATCCTTTATCCCCCAATATTAATTTCGATCGTGCTACCATTACTACTTCCTCTTTTAGAACTAAACCGTTCCATCATTTCTTTAGATTTTTCTGATTGAATTTCATCAAACTTTTTTTGACTTACTTTACAACAATCCGATTACCGAAGCTTTAAAGAGAAGTTCTTTCGGAATTTTCTTGTCGTTATTATTGTCTTTAGGGGTAATTTCTAGTTTGTTTTATCTGTTAAAAATTATCAATAAACAAAAAGAATTAGCAACTATAAAAAACGATTTAATTAGTAACATAACACACGAGTTTAAAATTCCAATTGCAACCATTTCTACCGCAATTGAAGCTATTGAAAGTTTTAATGTTTTAGACGATAAAGAAAAACAAAGAAATACCTTTCGATGTCTTCGGTTCAATTGAAGAAATTACATCAAATGGTAGAGAAATTACTAGAAACTGCCACTTTAGATAGTGAACAATTAATCTTAAAAAAAGAAACCATTAATATTATTGAAACTATTAAAAAATTAGTGGCTAAACATCAGTTTTTACATTCAGAAAAACAAATTAAGTTTTCTTATAACCTACAACCTATTTACTTACAGGTAGATCTTTTTCATTTTGAA from Polaribacter sp. ALD11 includes the following:
- a CDS encoding GLPGLI family protein; translated protein: MKPLFTLFLALITVSTFAQKDFQGKATYMSKSTIDLDNFSRNGQMSEARKKQITERMKSMLEKTFILTFDKTSSIYKEDAKLEAPGAGGGFRFGGLSGGGTKYKNTKDLIALESTEFFGKNFLISDVMERPEWELGSETKKIGEYVCYKATLTKDVNPLDLSNFRRGKDDDKKKDEKVDEAPKQIVITAWYTPQIPVSNGPGEYWGLPGLILEINEGRTTILCTEIVLNPGEKEAIEMPTKGKEITREEYTKTITQKMKEMRENFRGRGRNGGGRGRS
- a CDS encoding carboxypeptidase-like regulatory domain-containing protein yields the protein MKKILLLTIFMVSFISHAQITLTGVVKDSIGEPLEMANVLAINKITKKMSSYGFTDAKGKYKLDLDKNTTFDIKISYIGFKAADFVVETKTENLFKDVILKVDNSLDEITIVSKMPVTIKGDTIVYNADSFKNGSERKLEDVLKKLPGVEINDAGEIEIEGKKVEKLMVDGKDFFDGDTKLGLKNIPSNAVDKIEVLRNFGDVSQLKGVQDNQDRVAINIKLKEGKKNFWFGDVTAGAGNSTDENLYLFQPKLFYYSPKYTLNVIGDVNNMGEVVLDRGDIRGFSGGFRSQSPSNGTNISLASAGIGFLSASSRNANKIETKLTALNFSYSPNKKLDLSGFLIFSSNSNGQKNNNSIDYVDPITPDDFIQSLTDQTSNTGLFKFSANYKKDINNQLDYDFIGRFSNEFRTDAVNSQVLSDISETERATPYTINQNLSYFYTANENNIFALEVKHQLQDEDPFYVASLENNPNNNDDANNDGFDDAAESLGLERSNLFYNLEQDRKVKSNQLDAKLDYYNVLNSKSNLNLVIGTILSKQNFDSKFFQILDNGTNFNPSPTIPGNTNPRTTNDTEYNFTDIYAGLRYRLKAGIFTFTPGFTVHSYSVKNTQYQTELLKDTFQKFFPEFNMIAQFKRSESLRFSYKQEVNFTDVNQLARGIVANSYNSFFFGNAELTNASLHNLNLNYSSFNLFNYTNVFARINYRKTIDQINRNTIFEPGSVVSSSTAINSPLDNESFTAFGRVGKTFNKIKTSLGANFNYSKTYQFVNEQENTNIINSHSYNTSVGTNFRKAPNVTLKYAVSFSDQDNSARAAIVKGVTHKPSISFDAYIWNAVTLRSDFSYNEVRQDGNKQNAFKIWDTTIAYRKDKDAKWEYEIVGSNLLGTGSTTSVNNGTISYAINETFILPRFVSLRVRYQL